A single Macaca mulatta isolate MMU2019108-1 chromosome 15, T2T-MMU8v2.0, whole genome shotgun sequence DNA region contains:
- the RNF224 gene encoding RING finger protein 224, whose product MLQPEGPQASEEGGPHRRDCIICCSAYDLSGHLPRRLYCGHTFCQACVRRLDAPAPEQRWIPCPQCRQSTPTPRGGVPMLDLDLAAFLAVKAEREPARLEPLPLTSLKGSSITQQPAGLCPALGPQPHFPPTRYCCWGCGSLCCPPLGSPEV is encoded by the coding sequence ATGCTGCAGCCAGAGGGCCCCCAGGCCTCGGAGGAGGGGGGCCCCCACAGGAGAGACTGCATCATCTGCTGCTCAGCCTATGACCTCTCCGGGCACCTGCCCCGCCGCCTCTACTGCGGACACACCTTCTGCCAGGCGTGTGTGCGGCGACTGGACGCCCCAGCACCCGAGCAGCGCTGGATCCCCTGTCCGCAGTGCCGCCAGAGCACGCCCACGCCTCGTGGAGGGGTGCCCATGCTGGACCTGGATCTGGCTGCTTTCCTGGCGGTCAAGGCTGAGCGGGAGCCGGCAAGACTGGAACCCCTACCCCTCACCTCCCTCAAAGGCAGCAGCATCACTCAGCAGCCAGCTGGGCTGTGCCCTGCCCTGGGTCCCCAGCCCCACTTCCCCCCTACCAGATACTGCTGCTGGGGCTGTGGCAGCCTCTGCTGCCCACCCCTAGGCAGCCCTGAGGTCTGA
- the RNF208 gene encoding RING finger protein 208 isoform X2 encodes MPSDPGPEAGSGWPGLLMSCLKGPHVILKMEAMKIVHPEKFPELPAAPCFPPAPRSTPTLAPKRAWPSDTEIIVNQACGGDMPALEGAPHTPPLPRRPRKGSTELGFPRVAPEDEVIVNQYVIRPGPSASAASSAAAGEPLECPTCGHTYNVTQRRPRVLSCLHSVCEQCLQILYESCPKYKFISCPTCRRETVLFTDYGLAALAVNTSILSRLPPEALTAPSGGQWGAEPEGSCYQTFRQYCGAACTCHVRNPLSACSIM; translated from the coding sequence ATGCCCTCTGACCCCGGGCCCGAGGCGGGCAGTGGCTGGCCGGGCCTCCTCATGTCCTGCCTGAAGGGCCCCCATGTCATCCTCAAGATGGAGGCCATGAAGATTGTCCACCCTGAAAAGTTCCCTGAGCTACCGGCTGCCCCCTGCTTCCCGCCTGCTCCCCGGTCCACCCCAACTCTGGCACCCAAGCGTGCCTGGCCCTCAGACACAGAGATCATTGTCAACCAGGCATGTGGGGGGGACATGCCTGCCTTGGAAGGGGCACCCCATACCCCGCCGCTGCCGCGGCGGCCCCGTAAGGGAAGCACAGAGCTGGGCTTTCCCCGTGTAGCCCCAGAGGATGAGGTCATTGTGAATCAGTACGTGATTCGGCCCGGCCCCTCGGCCTCGGCGGCTTCTTCGGCAGCGGCAGGCGAGCCCCTGGAGTGCCCCACCTGTGGGCACACCTACAACGTCACCCAGCGGCGGCCCCGTGTGCTGTCCTGCCTGCACTCTGTGTGTGAGCAGTGCCTGCAGATTCTCTACGAGTCCTGCCCCAAGTACAAGTTCATCTCCTGCCCCACCTGCCGCCGCGAGACTGTGCTCTTCACCGACTACGGCCTGGCCGCGCTGGCTGTCAACACATCCATCCTGAGCCGCCTGCCGCCCGAGGCGCTGACAGCCCCATCCGGGGGTCAGTGGGGGGCTGAGCCCGAGGGCAGCTGCTACCAGACCTTCCGGCAGTACTGTGGGGCCGCGTGCACCTGCCATGTGCGGAACCCACTGTCCGCCTGCTCCATCATGTAG
- the RNF208 gene encoding RING finger protein 208 isoform X1, which translates to MGRGAGAGTGGLWNQLPWDPPRRSPPSPSSVLRPPSVREENSRIPLLNLEAGGLTRTQGQPGKNWGRRGGPAPHAVRQRGRRRERTEGRPGGWPRPADPARVPRRGVALRARAGAARTAVPAPPPQSAPRSARTCRRRRRAETRAPRPRPRPSVPPGPCHRLRSLRPPREPPEPPKLPGQDAGAASGPAFETTSAAAARGRDARLGQLRPGPGLASAPAAEPAARVLLQPALRLAAFPGRPVLEPWGPPSPCLPRCPGPRPADLGYRGSPPRAPSPASAARDPG; encoded by the exons atggggcggggggcgggggcaggcACCGGTGGGCTCTGGAACCAGCTCCCCTGGGATCCACCGCGCAggtcccctccctctccctccagcGTCCTGAGGCCTCCTAGTGTGAGGGAGGAGAACAGCCGGATTCCCCTCCTGAATTTGGAGGCGGGAGGCTTGACCAGGACCCAGGGTCAGCCTGGAAAGAACTGGGGGAGACGCGGGGGTCCTGCCCCCCACGCAGTCCGCCAGCGAGGGCGACGCCGGGAGCGGACCGAGGGGCGGCCGGGAGGCTGGCCCCGCCCCGCAGACCCCGCGCGGGTCCCCAGACGGGGGGTGGCGCTGCGGGCGCGGGCGGGCGCCGCGCGCACTGCGGTCCCCGCGCCTCCGCCGCAGAGCGCGCCACGCTCCGCACGCacctgccgccgccgccgccgcgccgaaacccgcgccccgcgcccgcgcccgcgccccTCGGTGCCGCCCGGGCCCTGCCATCGCCTGAGGTCGCTGCGGCCGCCGCGGGAGCCGCCGGAGCCCCCCAAGCTGCCAGGCCAAGACGCGGGCGCCGCGTCCGGGCCTGCCTTTGAGACAACCTCTGCGGCGGCGGCGCGCGGCCGGGACgccaggctggggcag CTCAGGCCTGGTCCAGGCCTCGCCTCTGCTCCTGCCGCGGAGCCTGCCGCCCGGGTCCTCCTGCAGCCAGCGCTTCGGCTAGCTGCCTTCCCTGGGCGCCCTGTCCTGGAGCCATGGGGCccacccagcccctgcctgccccgATGTCCCGGCCCGCGGCCTGCTGACCTCGGCTACAGGGGGAGCCCCCCCCGCGCCCCCTCGCCAGCCTCAGCAGCCAGAGACCCTGGGTGA
- the CYSRT1 gene encoding cysteine-rich tail protein 1: MDPQEMVVKNPYAHISIPRAHLRPDLGQQLEVASPCSSSSEMQPLPVGPCAPEPTRLLQPTEVPGPKGTKGDQRAAPIQNHQAWQQPGNPYNSSQRPAGLTYAGPPPVGRGDDIAHHCCCCPCCRCCHCPPFCRCHSCCCCVIS, translated from the coding sequence ATGGACCCCCAAGAGATGGTCGTCAAGAACCCATATGCCCACATCAGCATCCCCCGGGCTCACCTGCGGCCTGACCTGGGGCAGCAGTTAGAGGTGGCTTCCCCCTGTTCCTCATCCTCGGAGATGCAGCCGCTGCCAGTGGGGCCCTGTGCCCCGGAGCCAACCCGCCTCTTGCAGCCGACTGAGGTCCCAGGGCCCAAGGGCACCAAGGGTGACCAGAGGGCTGCCCCCATCCAGAACCATCAGGCCTGGCAGCAGCCTGGCAACCCCTACAACAGCAGTCAGCGCCCGGCCGGACTGACCTATGCTGGCCCTCCGCCCGTGGGGCGTGGCGATGACATCGCccaccactgctgctgctgcccctgctgccgctgctgccacTGCCCCCCGTTCTGCCGCTGccacagctgctgctgctgtgtcATCTCCTAG
- the LOC705933 gene encoding ring finger protein-like has translation MEGAWALPTWKEEGREQAAGQGEEEECPICTEPYGAGEYRLALLNCGHGLCTGCLHRLLGSAPSADLGRVRCPLCRQKTPMLEWEICRLQEELLQADGPSHQPRRETPAPQHRNPGPWGSLEHRYHLRFLAGPAGGRGCLPFLPCPPCLGARLWALRERGPCARRLVLLSLLALELLGLLLVFTPLVLLGLLFMLLDHSGR, from the coding sequence ATGGAGGGTGCCTGGGCCCTTCCAAcgtggaaggaggaggggagagagcagGCAGCGGggcagggggaagaggaggagtgCCCAATCTGCACAGAGCCTTACGGGGCCGGAGAGTACCGCCTGGCCCTGCTGAACTGCGGCCATGGCCTGTGTACGGGCTGCCTGCACAGGCTTCTGGGCTCGGCCCCCAGTGCCGACCTGGGCCGGGTGCGCTGCCCGCTGTGCCGTCAGAAGACGCCCATGTTGGAGTGGGAGATCTGCCGACTGCAGGAGGAGCTGCTACAGGCCGACGGGCCCTCACACCAGCCCCGCCGAGAGACCCCTGCACCCCAGCACCGCAACCCTGGGCCCTGGGGCTCCCTGGAGCACCGCTACCACCTGCGCTTCCTGGCAGGGCCCGCGGGCGGCCGGGGCTGCCTGCCCTTCCTGCCCTGTCCCCCCTGCCTGGGTGCCCGGCTCTGGGCCCTGCGGGAGCGGGGACCCTGTGCCCGCCGCCTGGTGCTGCTGAGCCTGCTGGCCCTTGAGCTGCTGGGGCTGCTGCTGGTCTTCACGCCACTCGTGCTGCTGGGGCTGCTTTTCATGCTGCTGGACCACTCTGGCCGctga